One region of Cheilinus undulatus linkage group 4, ASM1832078v1, whole genome shotgun sequence genomic DNA includes:
- the slc44a2 gene encoding choline transporter-like protein 2 isoform X4, with protein sequence MELEEKTPDSKYGESRKFDPTFKGPIHNRGCTDILCCILFIVALLGYFAVGILAWSQGDPRKVIYPTDSRGQFCGQAGTPLEKKPLLFYFNILKCASPLVLLEFQCPTTQLCVESCPDRHLTLVKAKLGGKEDREYYQQFCKDGVDFAKLSPPELLRDGLCPAMLMPSKPFTRRCLPALGTMKGGVVVVGNETTFDAGQGVNINATEVLEASKKSNVVVEARQVAMRIFEDYTQSWHWILLGLVIAMVVSLIFIVLLRYLAGVMVWVMIVLVILVIGYGIFHCYMEFASLKGEPGADVTIRDLGLQTDFSVYLQIRQTWLAFMIILAIVEVIIILLLIFLRKRILIAIALIKEASRAVGHVMSSLFYPMLTFALLAVVIAYWAITAVFLSTSNEQVYKVFNNSECEYSRETCDPKTFNTSNASVQCPDAECLFAFYGGETLYHKYLILFQFYNVFLFFWCANFVTALGQVTLSGAFASYYWAFKKPEDIPAYPIFSSLGRALRYHTGSLAFGSLILSMVQVIRVILEYLDHKLKGAQNKFAKFLLSCMKCCFWCLEKCIKFLNRNAYIMIAIYGKSFCPSARDAFFLLMRNIIRVAVLDKVTDFLLFLGKLLIVGIVGIFSFFFFSGRIKAVEDAAPSLNYYWVPILTLVVGSYLIAHGFFSVYAMCVDTLFLCFLEDLERNDGSAERPYFMSQNLLTLLKKSNEEPKSVD encoded by the exons GGGAGTCAAGGAAGTTTGATCCAACCTTCAAAGGGCCAATTCACAACAG GGGCTGCACAGATATCCTCTGCTGCATTCTCTTCATCGTAGCCTTATTGGGGTACTTTGCTGTGGGTATTCTTG CCTGGTCTCAGGGTGACCCCAGGAAAGTGATCTACCCCACAGACAGCAGGGGGCAGTTCTGTGGACAAGCTGGAACCCCTCTGGA GAAGAAGCCTCTTCTTTTCTACTTCAACATCCTAAAATGTGCCAGTCCTCTGGTGCTGCTGGAGTTCCAGTGTCCCACTACACAG TTATGTGTGGAAAGCTGCCCTGATCGGCATCTGACTCTGGTGAAAGCCAAGTTAGGTGGCAAAGAAGACCGCGAGTACTACCAACAATTCTGTAAAGATGGAGTGGATTTTGCTAAATTG AGTCCTCCTGAGCTCCTGAGGGATGGCTTGTGTCCTGCCATGCTGATGCCCAGTAAACCTT TCACGCGCCGTTGCCTTCCTGCTCTGGGAACGATGAAAGgcggggtggtggtggtgggcaATGAGACCACCTTTGACGCTGGACAGGGTGTCAACATCAATGCTACAGAGGTGCTGGAGGCATCCAA GAAATCAAATGTGGTTGTTGAAGCTCGCCAAGTGGCCATGAGGATCTTTGAAGATTACACTCAGTCTTGGCACTGGATACTGCT TGGTCTAGTGATTGCCATGGTTGTCAGCTTGATTTTCATCGTCTTACTAAGATACTTGGCTGGCGTTATGGTCTGGGTCATGATTGTTCTGGTTATTCTGGTCATTGGATATG GGATTTTCCACTGTTACATGGAGTTTGCGAGTCTGAAGGGGGAGCCGGGTGCTGATGTTACGATCCGTGACCTGGGCCTGCAGACGGACTTCTCTGTGTACCTGCAGATCAGACAGACCTGGCTGGCTTTCA TGATCATCCTTGCTATTGTGGAGGTCATCATCATCCTGCTTCTCATCTTTCTCAGGAAGAGAATCCTTATTGCAATCGCCCTCATCAAAGAGGCCAGCAG AGCTGTTGGCCATGTGATGTCCTCACTGTTCTACCCCATGCTGACCTTTGCCCTCTTGGCCGTGGTGATTGCTTACTGGGCCATCACTGCTGT TTTCTTGTCCACCTCTAATGAACAGGTGTACAAAGTGTTCAACAACTCCGAGTGTGAATACTCACGAGAAACGTGTGACCCCAAG ACGTTCAACACCTCTAATGCTTCGGTTCAGTGTCCTGACGCAGAATGCCTGTTTGCCTTCTATGGTGGGGAGACCCTCTACCACAAATACCTCATCTTATTTCAATTCTACAACGTCTTCCTATTCTTCTGGTGTGCCAACTTTGTTACTGCCCTGGGCCAGGTCACTCTCTCCGGGGCCTTTGCTTCCTACTACTGGGCCTTCAAGAAGCCTGAAGACATTCCCGCCTACCCCATTTTCTCCTCGCTGGGACGAGCCCTCCG ATATCACACAGGCTCCCTGGCTTTTGGTTCTCTGATTTTGTCTATGGTCCAAGTCATCAGGGTCATCCTGGAGTACCTGGATCACAAATTAAAAG GAGCTCAGAACAAGTTTGCAAAATTCCTGCTAAGCTGCATGAAGTGCTGTTTCTGGTGTCTGGAGAAATGCATTAAGTTCCTTAACAGAAACGCCTACATCATG aTTGCAATCTATGGAAAAAGTTTCTGTCCCTCAGCTCGAGATGCATTTTTCCTTCTAATGAGAAACATTATTAG ggttgctgtttTAGATAAAGTGACAGACTTCCTGCTGTTCCTTGGGAAGCTGCTAATTGTTGGAATTGTCG gtatcttctccttttttttcttctctggaAGAATCAAAGCAGTGGAGGATGCTGCTCCATCCCTTAACTACTACTGGGTGCCAATTCTG ACACTTGTGGTTGGATCGTACCTCATTGCCCATGGCTTCTTCAGCGTGTACGCCATGTGTGTTGACACACTGTTCCTGTGCTTCT TGGAGGATCTGGAGCGCAATGATGGATCAGCAGAGAGGCCGTATTTCATGTCCCAGAACCTGCTCACCCTCCTGAAGAAGTCAAATGAAGAGCCTAAAAGTGTAGATTAA
- the slc44a2 gene encoding choline transporter-like protein 2 isoform X1 yields MELEEKTPDSKYGESRKFDPTFKGPIHNRGCTDILCCILFIVALLGYFAVGILAWSQGDPRKVIYPTDSRGQFCGQAGTPLEKKPLLFYFNILKCASPLVLLEFQCPTTQLCVESCPDRHLTLVKAKLGGKEDREYYQQFCKDGVDFAKLSPPELLRDGLCPAMLMPSKPFTRRCLPALGTMKGGVVVVGNETTFDAGQGVNINATEVLEASKKSNVVVEARQVAMRIFEDYTQSWHWILLGLVIAMVVSLIFIVLLRYLAGVMVWVMIVLVILVIGYGIFHCYMEFASLKGEPGADVTIRDLGLQTDFSVYLQIRQTWLAFMIILAIVEVIIILLLIFLRKRILIAIALIKEASRAVGHVMSSLFYPMLTFALLAVVIAYWAITAVFLSTSNEQVYKVFNNSECEYSRETCDPKTFNTSNASVQCPDAECLFAFYGGETLYHKYLILFQFYNVFLFFWCANFVTALGQVTLSGAFASYYWAFKKPEDIPAYPIFSSLGRALRYHTGSLAFGSLILSMVQVIRVILEYLDHKLKGAQNKFAKFLLSCMKCCFWCLEKCIKFLNRNAYIMIAIYGKSFCPSARDAFFLLMRNIIRVAVLDKVTDFLLFLGKLLIVGIVGIFSFFFFSGRIKAVEDAAPSLNYYWVPILTLVVGSYLIAHGFFSVYAMCVDTLFLCFCEDLERNDGSSERPYFMSPELHEILSKTKRLEEDGVDQADSAKQANDIKLEEETPLQQEPDGEIQLKQQTLLKQDNEEEQPLQTKTDVEEPKEEKSEEQKVSQTEEVEKKEEVGAKEEAGKQELIQEEKTEKASSPAEEAVKEETEEKKEEKENIKEENPPPTPQE; encoded by the exons GGGAGTCAAGGAAGTTTGATCCAACCTTCAAAGGGCCAATTCACAACAG GGGCTGCACAGATATCCTCTGCTGCATTCTCTTCATCGTAGCCTTATTGGGGTACTTTGCTGTGGGTATTCTTG CCTGGTCTCAGGGTGACCCCAGGAAAGTGATCTACCCCACAGACAGCAGGGGGCAGTTCTGTGGACAAGCTGGAACCCCTCTGGA GAAGAAGCCTCTTCTTTTCTACTTCAACATCCTAAAATGTGCCAGTCCTCTGGTGCTGCTGGAGTTCCAGTGTCCCACTACACAG TTATGTGTGGAAAGCTGCCCTGATCGGCATCTGACTCTGGTGAAAGCCAAGTTAGGTGGCAAAGAAGACCGCGAGTACTACCAACAATTCTGTAAAGATGGAGTGGATTTTGCTAAATTG AGTCCTCCTGAGCTCCTGAGGGATGGCTTGTGTCCTGCCATGCTGATGCCCAGTAAACCTT TCACGCGCCGTTGCCTTCCTGCTCTGGGAACGATGAAAGgcggggtggtggtggtgggcaATGAGACCACCTTTGACGCTGGACAGGGTGTCAACATCAATGCTACAGAGGTGCTGGAGGCATCCAA GAAATCAAATGTGGTTGTTGAAGCTCGCCAAGTGGCCATGAGGATCTTTGAAGATTACACTCAGTCTTGGCACTGGATACTGCT TGGTCTAGTGATTGCCATGGTTGTCAGCTTGATTTTCATCGTCTTACTAAGATACTTGGCTGGCGTTATGGTCTGGGTCATGATTGTTCTGGTTATTCTGGTCATTGGATATG GGATTTTCCACTGTTACATGGAGTTTGCGAGTCTGAAGGGGGAGCCGGGTGCTGATGTTACGATCCGTGACCTGGGCCTGCAGACGGACTTCTCTGTGTACCTGCAGATCAGACAGACCTGGCTGGCTTTCA TGATCATCCTTGCTATTGTGGAGGTCATCATCATCCTGCTTCTCATCTTTCTCAGGAAGAGAATCCTTATTGCAATCGCCCTCATCAAAGAGGCCAGCAG AGCTGTTGGCCATGTGATGTCCTCACTGTTCTACCCCATGCTGACCTTTGCCCTCTTGGCCGTGGTGATTGCTTACTGGGCCATCACTGCTGT TTTCTTGTCCACCTCTAATGAACAGGTGTACAAAGTGTTCAACAACTCCGAGTGTGAATACTCACGAGAAACGTGTGACCCCAAG ACGTTCAACACCTCTAATGCTTCGGTTCAGTGTCCTGACGCAGAATGCCTGTTTGCCTTCTATGGTGGGGAGACCCTCTACCACAAATACCTCATCTTATTTCAATTCTACAACGTCTTCCTATTCTTCTGGTGTGCCAACTTTGTTACTGCCCTGGGCCAGGTCACTCTCTCCGGGGCCTTTGCTTCCTACTACTGGGCCTTCAAGAAGCCTGAAGACATTCCCGCCTACCCCATTTTCTCCTCGCTGGGACGAGCCCTCCG ATATCACACAGGCTCCCTGGCTTTTGGTTCTCTGATTTTGTCTATGGTCCAAGTCATCAGGGTCATCCTGGAGTACCTGGATCACAAATTAAAAG GAGCTCAGAACAAGTTTGCAAAATTCCTGCTAAGCTGCATGAAGTGCTGTTTCTGGTGTCTGGAGAAATGCATTAAGTTCCTTAACAGAAACGCCTACATCATG aTTGCAATCTATGGAAAAAGTTTCTGTCCCTCAGCTCGAGATGCATTTTTCCTTCTAATGAGAAACATTATTAG ggttgctgtttTAGATAAAGTGACAGACTTCCTGCTGTTCCTTGGGAAGCTGCTAATTGTTGGAATTGTCG gtatcttctccttttttttcttctctggaAGAATCAAAGCAGTGGAGGATGCTGCTCCATCCCTTAACTACTACTGGGTGCCAATTCTG ACACTTGTGGTTGGATCGTACCTCATTGCCCATGGCTTCTTCAGCGTGTACGCCATGTGTGTTGACACACTGTTCCTGTGCTTCT GCGAGGACTTAGAAAGAAACGATGGCTCATCTGAAAGACCTTACTTCATGTCCCCTGAGTTGCACGAGATTCTCTCCAAAACAAAAAGGCTGGAGGAAGATGGTGTTGATCAAGCAGATTCTGCAAAACAAGCAAATGACATAAAACTGGAAGAGGAGACCCCTCTCCAACAGGAGCCTGACGGAGAGATCCAGTTGAAACAGCAGACTCTGCTGAAGCAGGACAATGAAGAGGAACAGCCTCTGCAGACCAAAACAGATGTAGAAGAGCcgaaagaggagaaaagtgaAGAACAGAAAGTGAGTCAGACAGAGGAGgtggaaaagaaagaagaggtgGGTGCAAAagaagaagcaggaaaacaggagtTGATACAGGaggaaaagacagagaaagcaTCGTCTCCAGCTGAGGAGGCTGTGAAGGAGGAGactgaagaaaagaaagaggagaaagaaaacataaaagaggAAAATCCTCCCCCCACTCCACAGGAATAG
- the slc44a2 gene encoding choline transporter-like protein 2 isoform X3 yields the protein MSGESRKFDPTFKGPIHNRGCTDILCCILFIVALLGYFAVGILAWSQGDPRKVIYPTDSRGQFCGQAGTPLEKKPLLFYFNILKCASPLVLLEFQCPTTQLCVESCPDRHLTLVKAKLGGKEDREYYQQFCKDGVDFAKLSPPELLRDGLCPAMLMPSKPFTRRCLPALGTMKGGVVVVGNETTFDAGQGVNINATEVLEASKKSNVVVEARQVAMRIFEDYTQSWHWILLGLVIAMVVSLIFIVLLRYLAGVMVWVMIVLVILVIGYGIFHCYMEFASLKGEPGADVTIRDLGLQTDFSVYLQIRQTWLAFMIILAIVEVIIILLLIFLRKRILIAIALIKEASRAVGHVMSSLFYPMLTFALLAVVIAYWAITAVFLSTSNEQVYKVFNNSECEYSRETCDPKTFNTSNASVQCPDAECLFAFYGGETLYHKYLILFQFYNVFLFFWCANFVTALGQVTLSGAFASYYWAFKKPEDIPAYPIFSSLGRALRYHTGSLAFGSLILSMVQVIRVILEYLDHKLKGAQNKFAKFLLSCMKCCFWCLEKCIKFLNRNAYIMIAIYGKSFCPSARDAFFLLMRNIIRVAVLDKVTDFLLFLGKLLIVGIVGIFSFFFFSGRIKAVEDAAPSLNYYWVPILTLVVGSYLIAHGFFSVYAMCVDTLFLCFCEDLERNDGSSERPYFMSPELHEILSKTKRLEEDGVDQADSAKQANDIKLEEETPLQQEPDGEIQLKQQTLLKQDNEEEQPLQTKTDVEEPKEEKSEEQKVSQTEEVEKKEEVGAKEEAGKQELIQEEKTEKASSPAEEAVKEETEEKKEEKENIKEENPPPTPQE from the exons GGGAGTCAAGGAAGTTTGATCCAACCTTCAAAGGGCCAATTCACAACAG GGGCTGCACAGATATCCTCTGCTGCATTCTCTTCATCGTAGCCTTATTGGGGTACTTTGCTGTGGGTATTCTTG CCTGGTCTCAGGGTGACCCCAGGAAAGTGATCTACCCCACAGACAGCAGGGGGCAGTTCTGTGGACAAGCTGGAACCCCTCTGGA GAAGAAGCCTCTTCTTTTCTACTTCAACATCCTAAAATGTGCCAGTCCTCTGGTGCTGCTGGAGTTCCAGTGTCCCACTACACAG TTATGTGTGGAAAGCTGCCCTGATCGGCATCTGACTCTGGTGAAAGCCAAGTTAGGTGGCAAAGAAGACCGCGAGTACTACCAACAATTCTGTAAAGATGGAGTGGATTTTGCTAAATTG AGTCCTCCTGAGCTCCTGAGGGATGGCTTGTGTCCTGCCATGCTGATGCCCAGTAAACCTT TCACGCGCCGTTGCCTTCCTGCTCTGGGAACGATGAAAGgcggggtggtggtggtgggcaATGAGACCACCTTTGACGCTGGACAGGGTGTCAACATCAATGCTACAGAGGTGCTGGAGGCATCCAA GAAATCAAATGTGGTTGTTGAAGCTCGCCAAGTGGCCATGAGGATCTTTGAAGATTACACTCAGTCTTGGCACTGGATACTGCT TGGTCTAGTGATTGCCATGGTTGTCAGCTTGATTTTCATCGTCTTACTAAGATACTTGGCTGGCGTTATGGTCTGGGTCATGATTGTTCTGGTTATTCTGGTCATTGGATATG GGATTTTCCACTGTTACATGGAGTTTGCGAGTCTGAAGGGGGAGCCGGGTGCTGATGTTACGATCCGTGACCTGGGCCTGCAGACGGACTTCTCTGTGTACCTGCAGATCAGACAGACCTGGCTGGCTTTCA TGATCATCCTTGCTATTGTGGAGGTCATCATCATCCTGCTTCTCATCTTTCTCAGGAAGAGAATCCTTATTGCAATCGCCCTCATCAAAGAGGCCAGCAG AGCTGTTGGCCATGTGATGTCCTCACTGTTCTACCCCATGCTGACCTTTGCCCTCTTGGCCGTGGTGATTGCTTACTGGGCCATCACTGCTGT TTTCTTGTCCACCTCTAATGAACAGGTGTACAAAGTGTTCAACAACTCCGAGTGTGAATACTCACGAGAAACGTGTGACCCCAAG ACGTTCAACACCTCTAATGCTTCGGTTCAGTGTCCTGACGCAGAATGCCTGTTTGCCTTCTATGGTGGGGAGACCCTCTACCACAAATACCTCATCTTATTTCAATTCTACAACGTCTTCCTATTCTTCTGGTGTGCCAACTTTGTTACTGCCCTGGGCCAGGTCACTCTCTCCGGGGCCTTTGCTTCCTACTACTGGGCCTTCAAGAAGCCTGAAGACATTCCCGCCTACCCCATTTTCTCCTCGCTGGGACGAGCCCTCCG ATATCACACAGGCTCCCTGGCTTTTGGTTCTCTGATTTTGTCTATGGTCCAAGTCATCAGGGTCATCCTGGAGTACCTGGATCACAAATTAAAAG GAGCTCAGAACAAGTTTGCAAAATTCCTGCTAAGCTGCATGAAGTGCTGTTTCTGGTGTCTGGAGAAATGCATTAAGTTCCTTAACAGAAACGCCTACATCATG aTTGCAATCTATGGAAAAAGTTTCTGTCCCTCAGCTCGAGATGCATTTTTCCTTCTAATGAGAAACATTATTAG ggttgctgtttTAGATAAAGTGACAGACTTCCTGCTGTTCCTTGGGAAGCTGCTAATTGTTGGAATTGTCG gtatcttctccttttttttcttctctggaAGAATCAAAGCAGTGGAGGATGCTGCTCCATCCCTTAACTACTACTGGGTGCCAATTCTG ACACTTGTGGTTGGATCGTACCTCATTGCCCATGGCTTCTTCAGCGTGTACGCCATGTGTGTTGACACACTGTTCCTGTGCTTCT GCGAGGACTTAGAAAGAAACGATGGCTCATCTGAAAGACCTTACTTCATGTCCCCTGAGTTGCACGAGATTCTCTCCAAAACAAAAAGGCTGGAGGAAGATGGTGTTGATCAAGCAGATTCTGCAAAACAAGCAAATGACATAAAACTGGAAGAGGAGACCCCTCTCCAACAGGAGCCTGACGGAGAGATCCAGTTGAAACAGCAGACTCTGCTGAAGCAGGACAATGAAGAGGAACAGCCTCTGCAGACCAAAACAGATGTAGAAGAGCcgaaagaggagaaaagtgaAGAACAGAAAGTGAGTCAGACAGAGGAGgtggaaaagaaagaagaggtgGGTGCAAAagaagaagcaggaaaacaggagtTGATACAGGaggaaaagacagagaaagcaTCGTCTCCAGCTGAGGAGGCTGTGAAGGAGGAGactgaagaaaagaaagaggagaaagaaaacataaaagaggAAAATCCTCCCCCCACTCCACAGGAATAG
- the slc44a2 gene encoding choline transporter-like protein 2 isoform X2, giving the protein MTKYERQGESRKFDPTFKGPIHNRGCTDILCCILFIVALLGYFAVGILAWSQGDPRKVIYPTDSRGQFCGQAGTPLEKKPLLFYFNILKCASPLVLLEFQCPTTQLCVESCPDRHLTLVKAKLGGKEDREYYQQFCKDGVDFAKLSPPELLRDGLCPAMLMPSKPFTRRCLPALGTMKGGVVVVGNETTFDAGQGVNINATEVLEASKKSNVVVEARQVAMRIFEDYTQSWHWILLGLVIAMVVSLIFIVLLRYLAGVMVWVMIVLVILVIGYGIFHCYMEFASLKGEPGADVTIRDLGLQTDFSVYLQIRQTWLAFMIILAIVEVIIILLLIFLRKRILIAIALIKEASRAVGHVMSSLFYPMLTFALLAVVIAYWAITAVFLSTSNEQVYKVFNNSECEYSRETCDPKTFNTSNASVQCPDAECLFAFYGGETLYHKYLILFQFYNVFLFFWCANFVTALGQVTLSGAFASYYWAFKKPEDIPAYPIFSSLGRALRYHTGSLAFGSLILSMVQVIRVILEYLDHKLKGAQNKFAKFLLSCMKCCFWCLEKCIKFLNRNAYIMIAIYGKSFCPSARDAFFLLMRNIIRVAVLDKVTDFLLFLGKLLIVGIVGIFSFFFFSGRIKAVEDAAPSLNYYWVPILTLVVGSYLIAHGFFSVYAMCVDTLFLCFCEDLERNDGSSERPYFMSPELHEILSKTKRLEEDGVDQADSAKQANDIKLEEETPLQQEPDGEIQLKQQTLLKQDNEEEQPLQTKTDVEEPKEEKSEEQKVSQTEEVEKKEEVGAKEEAGKQELIQEEKTEKASSPAEEAVKEETEEKKEEKENIKEENPPPTPQE; this is encoded by the exons GGGAGTCAAGGAAGTTTGATCCAACCTTCAAAGGGCCAATTCACAACAG GGGCTGCACAGATATCCTCTGCTGCATTCTCTTCATCGTAGCCTTATTGGGGTACTTTGCTGTGGGTATTCTTG CCTGGTCTCAGGGTGACCCCAGGAAAGTGATCTACCCCACAGACAGCAGGGGGCAGTTCTGTGGACAAGCTGGAACCCCTCTGGA GAAGAAGCCTCTTCTTTTCTACTTCAACATCCTAAAATGTGCCAGTCCTCTGGTGCTGCTGGAGTTCCAGTGTCCCACTACACAG TTATGTGTGGAAAGCTGCCCTGATCGGCATCTGACTCTGGTGAAAGCCAAGTTAGGTGGCAAAGAAGACCGCGAGTACTACCAACAATTCTGTAAAGATGGAGTGGATTTTGCTAAATTG AGTCCTCCTGAGCTCCTGAGGGATGGCTTGTGTCCTGCCATGCTGATGCCCAGTAAACCTT TCACGCGCCGTTGCCTTCCTGCTCTGGGAACGATGAAAGgcggggtggtggtggtgggcaATGAGACCACCTTTGACGCTGGACAGGGTGTCAACATCAATGCTACAGAGGTGCTGGAGGCATCCAA GAAATCAAATGTGGTTGTTGAAGCTCGCCAAGTGGCCATGAGGATCTTTGAAGATTACACTCAGTCTTGGCACTGGATACTGCT TGGTCTAGTGATTGCCATGGTTGTCAGCTTGATTTTCATCGTCTTACTAAGATACTTGGCTGGCGTTATGGTCTGGGTCATGATTGTTCTGGTTATTCTGGTCATTGGATATG GGATTTTCCACTGTTACATGGAGTTTGCGAGTCTGAAGGGGGAGCCGGGTGCTGATGTTACGATCCGTGACCTGGGCCTGCAGACGGACTTCTCTGTGTACCTGCAGATCAGACAGACCTGGCTGGCTTTCA TGATCATCCTTGCTATTGTGGAGGTCATCATCATCCTGCTTCTCATCTTTCTCAGGAAGAGAATCCTTATTGCAATCGCCCTCATCAAAGAGGCCAGCAG AGCTGTTGGCCATGTGATGTCCTCACTGTTCTACCCCATGCTGACCTTTGCCCTCTTGGCCGTGGTGATTGCTTACTGGGCCATCACTGCTGT TTTCTTGTCCACCTCTAATGAACAGGTGTACAAAGTGTTCAACAACTCCGAGTGTGAATACTCACGAGAAACGTGTGACCCCAAG ACGTTCAACACCTCTAATGCTTCGGTTCAGTGTCCTGACGCAGAATGCCTGTTTGCCTTCTATGGTGGGGAGACCCTCTACCACAAATACCTCATCTTATTTCAATTCTACAACGTCTTCCTATTCTTCTGGTGTGCCAACTTTGTTACTGCCCTGGGCCAGGTCACTCTCTCCGGGGCCTTTGCTTCCTACTACTGGGCCTTCAAGAAGCCTGAAGACATTCCCGCCTACCCCATTTTCTCCTCGCTGGGACGAGCCCTCCG ATATCACACAGGCTCCCTGGCTTTTGGTTCTCTGATTTTGTCTATGGTCCAAGTCATCAGGGTCATCCTGGAGTACCTGGATCACAAATTAAAAG GAGCTCAGAACAAGTTTGCAAAATTCCTGCTAAGCTGCATGAAGTGCTGTTTCTGGTGTCTGGAGAAATGCATTAAGTTCCTTAACAGAAACGCCTACATCATG aTTGCAATCTATGGAAAAAGTTTCTGTCCCTCAGCTCGAGATGCATTTTTCCTTCTAATGAGAAACATTATTAG ggttgctgtttTAGATAAAGTGACAGACTTCCTGCTGTTCCTTGGGAAGCTGCTAATTGTTGGAATTGTCG gtatcttctccttttttttcttctctggaAGAATCAAAGCAGTGGAGGATGCTGCTCCATCCCTTAACTACTACTGGGTGCCAATTCTG ACACTTGTGGTTGGATCGTACCTCATTGCCCATGGCTTCTTCAGCGTGTACGCCATGTGTGTTGACACACTGTTCCTGTGCTTCT GCGAGGACTTAGAAAGAAACGATGGCTCATCTGAAAGACCTTACTTCATGTCCCCTGAGTTGCACGAGATTCTCTCCAAAACAAAAAGGCTGGAGGAAGATGGTGTTGATCAAGCAGATTCTGCAAAACAAGCAAATGACATAAAACTGGAAGAGGAGACCCCTCTCCAACAGGAGCCTGACGGAGAGATCCAGTTGAAACAGCAGACTCTGCTGAAGCAGGACAATGAAGAGGAACAGCCTCTGCAGACCAAAACAGATGTAGAAGAGCcgaaagaggagaaaagtgaAGAACAGAAAGTGAGTCAGACAGAGGAGgtggaaaagaaagaagaggtgGGTGCAAAagaagaagcaggaaaacaggagtTGATACAGGaggaaaagacagagaaagcaTCGTCTCCAGCTGAGGAGGCTGTGAAGGAGGAGactgaagaaaagaaagaggagaaagaaaacataaaagaggAAAATCCTCCCCCCACTCCACAGGAATAG